In one Vulgatibacter incomptus genomic region, the following are encoded:
- a CDS encoding serine hydrolase, with the protein MNGTGEFVRSTSAHLDASELLKQPFTELLSVSPDAATALAPLGIKTIFDLGCSRLFAAARVAAFAKDEMGAAAQYGMAPGDLLDDAIAIESVEAMGTLPLAALRMLDPAQAAAISQALNVTTLRDFAQWPPYLFAKRLVSGSIGGSMDDRDAILTEKLRPTFGEFPTERVYYTTLVMLQMNETTGQGTRPLDGGVSLDAVLADRNGFTKPAIGALMTYSQSWYAQGITFGHLLHSLALAPGEATRIAIVDWARRTSATSSETISETEELASAALHTRALSEVQDAVASEMQEGGSTSSSHADSTSYSAQASVGTGFLTSLWASGDASGSLQGATTDTTASSSSWSVGNRSVAASMQQNINDRTEQHSTSVRNRRATAVREVSQSEHEQVSTRIVANYNHMHALTIQYYEIVQVYRVATRLHRAERCLFIPMERLDFAGPLGAQYVERFRGALGRAALNRRALELLLDDTSAVEISATSSRIVVPSGRPDLVKMSAVLRASMIAKSEPTAAATVAPATATEVPPETVGIRVRAWDRAELASASRFVARPIVRPGSDSLFVPDETELLAISFEGVTVTNLRLDRVDSAAADVDLTVVNGRVDLPAGVRMGELDGIYASRSEGSQGSGQMTLLCAYLGRRFTLPSVPVELGTAVTQVAKFRTDQADRRRELLAHLQANNAHYAQAIARSLDSATLVLLLSEFTWNGRPVIDQVEPKVLTVAGNFLVLRAPVDPDEPSGVTEDGRQATWSDLLKNRGFDFGVEPDSRVIPIPTNGVFAEAVLGRSNSAEKLEYTRFWNWQDSPIPLTLPEIAPVSTGSRATSEDLRPGQLGQPVLNIVTPTSLPDPAGLGAVLTAVSNGNMFRDMSGLAGTQNLAGQVAQGTIDAATAAAEVASSNMRAEMQKSVAMGQIAADIVKAALGAPSSGGANQSVTAEAARVAHGEKRDAAAASAAAGADGSVPIGGGGGGSGGGESGAGTSAPIAGAIGGDGAAAFNKALYGPLGMPAGDLVKTALKGGAADGGGGGGGGGGAAMGGGAAPVPVPAWADAIDPFPPPGVVNLVRNDPSMTTAFAPVTVSTANHLCAGLADVTGAPASAAFAGLHEEEMVFVGSLMKLCVMYAAFALRERVQAFVDAAKANGEPFAAPAIFGVIENAWRPKLKAMFPTKSTTSFGNNQDVTVPKFDRIFTVSPTGVVDFSITSPMVSDASIDAVGENGAPTGLFHEWMRTMMRWSNNQAASNCILALGYFYLNGVLARSGYFDAATSKGLWISGDYDGHDWVRNAAEKASNAAGIALTPRWATAQGRSKSNFVGNALQVSRLLTAMANGKLLSSSSSTEMRALMNQMGGGIGSYARTALTAVGRAPDTLASKIGFGDDSFSHDCAIIERTVGGKLLRYVAVVFGSAPAQARQDLSDLFVLLDSAVVARHP; encoded by the coding sequence ATGAACGGTACTGGCGAATTCGTGCGCTCGACGAGCGCGCATCTCGATGCGTCCGAGTTGCTCAAACAGCCTTTCACCGAACTGCTTTCCGTGTCGCCGGATGCCGCCACGGCTTTGGCACCTCTCGGCATCAAGACGATCTTCGATCTCGGCTGCTCGCGGCTCTTCGCCGCCGCGCGCGTCGCCGCGTTCGCGAAGGACGAGATGGGGGCTGCCGCCCAGTACGGAATGGCGCCCGGCGACCTGTTGGACGATGCGATCGCGATCGAGTCGGTGGAGGCGATGGGCACGCTGCCTCTCGCTGCGCTCCGCATGCTCGACCCGGCTCAAGCCGCGGCGATCAGCCAGGCGTTGAACGTCACGACCCTTCGCGACTTCGCGCAGTGGCCTCCCTATCTATTCGCCAAGCGACTCGTGAGCGGCTCAATTGGCGGCAGCATGGACGACCGGGACGCGATCCTGACCGAGAAGCTGCGCCCGACCTTTGGCGAGTTTCCGACGGAGCGCGTCTACTACACGACACTCGTCATGCTGCAGATGAACGAGACGACGGGGCAGGGAACGAGGCCACTCGACGGTGGCGTCTCGCTCGACGCGGTGCTCGCCGATCGGAACGGCTTCACGAAGCCCGCCATCGGCGCGCTGATGACGTACTCACAGTCGTGGTACGCGCAGGGAATCACGTTCGGTCACCTCCTGCATTCGCTCGCCCTCGCTCCAGGAGAGGCGACCCGCATCGCGATCGTCGACTGGGCTCGTCGAACGAGCGCGACATCGTCGGAAACCATCAGCGAGACCGAGGAGCTCGCCTCCGCGGCGCTTCACACGCGTGCGCTCAGCGAAGTCCAGGACGCTGTAGCGAGCGAAATGCAAGAAGGCGGATCGACCTCCTCCTCCCATGCGGATTCCACGAGCTACAGCGCGCAAGCTTCCGTCGGAACGGGCTTTCTGACCAGTCTCTGGGCGAGCGGGGACGCCTCGGGGTCGTTGCAGGGGGCCACGACGGACACGACGGCGAGCTCCTCCTCGTGGTCGGTGGGCAATCGCTCGGTGGCGGCTTCCATGCAGCAGAACATCAACGACCGCACGGAGCAGCACAGCACGTCGGTCCGCAATCGCCGCGCGACCGCGGTGCGCGAGGTCTCACAGAGCGAACACGAGCAGGTCAGCACCCGCATCGTGGCGAACTACAACCACATGCACGCGCTGACGATTCAATACTACGAGATCGTTCAGGTGTATCGGGTGGCGACGCGCTTGCATCGAGCCGAGCGCTGTCTCTTCATTCCGATGGAGCGCCTCGACTTCGCCGGCCCCTTGGGTGCGCAATACGTCGAGCGCTTCCGCGGTGCTCTCGGGCGCGCGGCGCTGAACCGCCGCGCGCTCGAGCTCTTGCTCGACGACACGTCTGCCGTCGAAATCAGCGCAACGAGCTCGCGCATCGTCGTGCCCTCTGGACGTCCCGATCTGGTGAAGATGAGTGCCGTTCTTCGTGCAAGCATGATCGCGAAGAGCGAGCCGACGGCCGCGGCGACGGTCGCGCCTGCCACGGCTACCGAGGTCCCGCCCGAAACTGTAGGGATTCGTGTGCGTGCCTGGGACCGAGCCGAGCTCGCCAGCGCTTCGCGCTTCGTCGCGCGCCCTATCGTGCGACCCGGCTCCGACTCGTTGTTCGTGCCGGATGAAACCGAGCTCCTCGCGATCAGCTTCGAGGGCGTCACGGTGACCAATCTGCGCCTCGATCGCGTCGACTCGGCTGCCGCGGACGTCGATCTCACGGTCGTGAATGGCCGCGTCGATCTCCCAGCGGGCGTGCGCATGGGTGAGCTCGATGGGATCTACGCGTCGCGTAGCGAAGGGAGTCAGGGATCGGGCCAGATGACCTTGTTGTGCGCCTATCTCGGCCGCCGTTTCACGCTGCCCTCCGTGCCAGTGGAGCTCGGCACGGCCGTCACTCAGGTCGCGAAGTTCCGCACCGACCAGGCTGATCGTAGACGCGAGCTCTTGGCCCATCTGCAGGCCAACAACGCGCATTATGCGCAGGCCATCGCCCGGTCCCTCGACAGTGCGACGCTCGTGCTCCTGCTCAGCGAATTCACTTGGAACGGTCGCCCCGTGATCGATCAGGTCGAGCCCAAGGTGCTCACTGTGGCCGGCAACTTCCTCGTCCTGCGCGCCCCCGTCGATCCCGATGAGCCTTCGGGGGTGACGGAAGACGGGCGCCAGGCGACGTGGAGCGACCTGTTGAAGAACCGAGGCTTCGACTTTGGAGTCGAGCCGGATTCGCGCGTCATCCCCATTCCCACGAATGGAGTGTTCGCCGAGGCGGTGCTGGGTCGATCCAACAGCGCCGAGAAGCTCGAGTACACGCGCTTCTGGAACTGGCAGGACTCTCCGATCCCGCTCACACTGCCAGAGATCGCGCCGGTCTCGACCGGCTCGCGCGCCACCTCGGAGGACCTCCGACCGGGACAGCTCGGTCAGCCCGTGCTCAACATCGTCACGCCGACGTCGTTGCCCGATCCGGCCGGGCTCGGAGCGGTGCTCACGGCCGTGTCGAACGGAAACATGTTCCGCGACATGAGCGGCTTGGCCGGCACGCAGAATCTCGCGGGTCAAGTGGCGCAGGGCACGATCGACGCTGCGACTGCGGCCGCCGAGGTCGCGAGCTCGAACATGCGCGCCGAGATGCAGAAGTCGGTAGCGATGGGTCAGATCGCGGCGGACATCGTGAAGGCGGCGCTCGGTGCGCCGTCGAGCGGGGGCGCCAATCAGAGCGTCACTGCGGAAGCCGCGCGGGTCGCACACGGCGAAAAACGCGACGCGGCTGCGGCGAGCGCTGCCGCGGGGGCCGACGGCAGCGTTCCGATCGGCGGCGGCGGCGGCGGGAGCGGAGGCGGGGAGAGCGGGGCGGGGACGTCGGCGCCGATAGCGGGCGCGATTGGGGGTGACGGCGCCGCGGCGTTCAACAAGGCCCTCTACGGTCCGCTCGGCATGCCCGCGGGCGACCTGGTCAAGACGGCCCTCAAGGGCGGCGCGGCCGATGGCGGGGGAGGAGGTGGTGGTGGTGGTGGCGCCGCGATGGGCGGCGGCGCGGCACCGGTCCCCGTTCCGGCGTGGGCCGACGCGATCGATCCGTTCCCTCCCCCTGGGGTCGTCAATCTCGTGCGCAACGACCCTTCGATGACCACGGCGTTCGCGCCTGTCACCGTCAGCACGGCGAACCATCTCTGCGCGGGACTGGCCGACGTCACAGGCGCTCCGGCGAGCGCGGCGTTCGCCGGCCTTCACGAGGAGGAGATGGTCTTCGTCGGCAGTCTCATGAAACTCTGCGTGATGTACGCGGCGTTCGCGCTGCGAGAACGAGTGCAGGCGTTCGTCGATGCGGCGAAGGCGAACGGTGAGCCCTTCGCGGCGCCCGCGATCTTCGGGGTCATCGAGAACGCGTGGCGACCGAAGCTCAAGGCGATGTTCCCCACGAAGTCGACGACGAGCTTTGGGAACAACCAGGACGTGACCGTTCCCAAATTCGACCGGATCTTCACGGTCTCTCCGACGGGAGTGGTCGACTTCTCAATCACCTCACCCATGGTCTCCGACGCGAGCATCGATGCCGTCGGCGAGAACGGAGCTCCGACCGGCCTGTTCCACGAATGGATGCGCACGATGATGCGCTGGTCGAACAATCAAGCAGCGAGCAATTGCATCCTCGCGCTTGGCTACTTCTATCTCAACGGAGTGCTCGCCCGGTCCGGATACTTCGATGCGGCGACGAGCAAAGGCCTGTGGATCTCCGGAGACTACGACGGTCACGACTGGGTAAGGAACGCAGCGGAGAAGGCCTCGAACGCAGCGGGGATCGCCCTCACACCTCGGTGGGCCACGGCGCAAGGGCGCAGCAAGAGCAACTTCGTCGGCAACGCGTTGCAGGTGTCGCGACTTCTTACCGCGATGGCGAATGGGAAGCTCCTGAGTAGCTCCTCGTCGACCGAGATGCGTGCGCTCATGAATCAGATGGGTGGTGGCATCGGCAGTTACGCACGAACCGCCCTCACCGCTGTGGGGCGAGCGCCGGACACGCTCGCCTCGAAGATCGGCTTCGGCGACGACAGCTTCAGTCACGACTGCGCGATCATCGAACGTACGGTCGGCGGAAAACTCCTCCGCTACGTCGCCGTCGTGTTCGGCTCGGCGCCCGCGCAGGCTCGACAGGATCTCTCCGATCTCTTCGTGCTGCTCGACTCCGCGGTGGTTGCACGGCACCCGTGA
- a CDS encoding GyrI-like domain-containing protein, producing the protein MTKLDYKKTLKDLYAPPSKNVVRVVVPPLRYLMIDGHGDPNTAPAYQRAVECLYSVSYTIKFAVKRGSEGTDYGVMPLEGLWWADDMASFSVERKADWKWTMMILQPDLVDRETVETAIGDVRRKKPLADLDLLRFETFDEGVCAQTMHLGPFSEEGPTIARVHEYIAANGSLRGKHHEIYLSDIRKADPSRWKTVIRQPMKESR; encoded by the coding sequence ATGACGAAGCTCGACTACAAGAAGACGCTCAAAGACCTGTACGCGCCGCCATCCAAGAATGTGGTTCGGGTCGTCGTGCCTCCGCTCCGGTACCTGATGATCGACGGCCACGGAGACCCGAACACGGCTCCCGCCTACCAGCGCGCCGTCGAGTGCCTGTACAGCGTCTCGTACACGATCAAGTTCGCCGTCAAGCGTGGATCGGAAGGCACCGACTACGGCGTCATGCCGCTCGAGGGGCTCTGGTGGGCCGACGACATGGCGTCGTTCTCAGTCGAGAGGAAGGCCGACTGGAAGTGGACGATGATGATCTTGCAGCCCGACCTGGTCGACCGAGAGACGGTCGAGACCGCTATCGGGGACGTTCGGCGCAAGAAGCCGCTCGCCGATCTCGACCTGCTGCGCTTCGAGACGTTCGACGAAGGCGTGTGCGCACAGACTATGCACCTCGGGCCGTTCTCCGAGGAAGGCCCGACGATCGCACGCGTGCACGAGTACATTGCCGCGAACGGCAGCTTGCGGGGCAAGCACCACGAGATCTACCTGTCCGACATCCGAAAAGCCGACCCGAGCCGCTGGAAAACGGTGATTCGT
- the corA gene encoding magnesium/cobalt transporter CorA → MRLPGPTFPGSPAGIESTPLVDVPPEPGAVSISCVDYGPDRASAFDVPDLEAFLSRPRPEWSAVRWVNVAGLHPQVINRFRQAYGFHTLAAEDALKVPQRPRVEPYPDFQFIVASMFRQVDGKFTSGQVSVFFYGNMLLTFQEEPDGAEAWSTIRQRIQASGSTLRQGDAGFLLYSILDALIDHIFPVVEHYGDLLETLEDRIIEEPTTALSGELHSVRRKLLELRRMIWPIRLMIHDLQSSDSPNLSSTVRTYLRDVHEHSVQLIDVIETYRDMASGMIELYLSAVSYRMNEVMKVLTIIATIFIPITFLAGVFGMNFKVMPELNWEWGYALFWLICIVTVVGLIRFFRRKGWIGEGQVSK, encoded by the coding sequence GTGCGCCTGCCAGGCCCGACCTTCCCCGGGTCCCCCGCTGGGATCGAGAGCACGCCGCTCGTCGACGTACCCCCTGAGCCAGGTGCCGTCTCGATCAGCTGCGTCGACTATGGGCCCGACCGCGCGAGCGCCTTCGACGTTCCGGACCTGGAGGCCTTCCTCTCGCGGCCCAGGCCCGAGTGGTCGGCGGTGCGGTGGGTGAACGTGGCTGGCCTCCATCCCCAGGTCATCAACCGATTTCGCCAAGCCTACGGCTTCCACACGCTCGCGGCCGAGGACGCACTGAAGGTCCCGCAACGCCCCAGGGTCGAGCCATATCCCGACTTTCAGTTCATCGTCGCCAGCATGTTCCGGCAGGTGGACGGCAAGTTCACCTCGGGTCAGGTCAGCGTCTTCTTCTATGGGAACATGCTCCTCACCTTCCAGGAGGAACCGGACGGCGCCGAGGCGTGGTCGACGATCCGGCAGCGTATCCAAGCATCAGGCTCCACCCTGCGACAGGGTGACGCCGGCTTTCTCCTCTATTCGATCCTCGACGCCCTGATCGATCACATCTTCCCGGTGGTCGAGCACTACGGTGACCTCTTGGAGACGCTGGAGGATCGGATCATCGAAGAGCCAACCACCGCACTCTCGGGGGAGCTCCACTCCGTCAGGCGAAAGCTGCTGGAGCTTCGGCGGATGATCTGGCCGATTCGGTTGATGATCCACGACCTGCAATCCAGCGATTCCCCGAACCTCTCGTCGACGGTGCGCACCTATCTTCGGGATGTGCACGAGCACTCGGTCCAGCTGATCGACGTGATCGAGACCTACCGTGACATGGCCTCCGGCATGATCGAGCTCTACCTGTCCGCAGTCTCGTACCGGATGAACGAAGTGATGAAGGTCCTCACAATCATCGCCACGATCTTCATCCCGATCACCTTCCTCGCGGGCGTGTTTGGCATGAACTTCAAGGTGATGCCCGAGCTGAACTGGGAGTGGGGCTACGCGCTCTTCTGGCTGATCTGCATCGTCACCGTCGTCGGGCTGATCCGGTTTTTCCGCCGCAAGGGCTGGATCGGGGAGGGCCAGGTGTCGAAGTAG
- a CDS encoding DNA-3-methyladenine glycosylase I, which translates to MTSTFIGPDGLARCRWSAAAPEFLEYHDHEWGFPVADDRRLFEKLSLEGFQSGLSWRTILSKREAFRRAFHGFDFDRIARFTERDVERLLGDEGIVRHRGKIEAVINNAQKAKELVKKEGSLAAFVWAYEPTSHRPEHAQTQSTSQESNALSDALKKLGWKFVGPTTVYAFMQAMGLLNDHIPECVIWPQVERAREAFERPTPRTPSSK; encoded by the coding sequence ATGACCAGCACCTTCATCGGCCCCGACGGATTGGCGCGTTGCCGATGGAGCGCGGCCGCCCCGGAGTTCCTCGAGTACCACGACCACGAGTGGGGATTCCCCGTTGCAGACGATCGCCGGCTCTTCGAGAAGCTGAGCCTCGAGGGCTTTCAGTCTGGGTTGAGCTGGCGGACGATCCTCTCAAAGCGCGAAGCTTTTCGACGCGCGTTTCACGGCTTCGACTTCGATCGAATCGCTCGGTTCACCGAGCGCGACGTCGAGCGGCTCCTCGGCGACGAAGGCATCGTTCGACATCGTGGCAAGATCGAAGCCGTCATCAACAACGCGCAGAAGGCCAAGGAGCTCGTGAAGAAGGAAGGCTCGTTGGCAGCCTTCGTCTGGGCGTACGAGCCAACGTCACATCGCCCAGAGCACGCGCAGACCCAGTCGACCTCGCAGGAGTCGAACGCGCTCTCCGATGCGCTGAAGAAGCTCGGGTGGAAGTTCGTGGGCCCGACGACCGTCTACGCCTTCATGCAGGCGATGGGGCTTCTCAACGACCACATCCCGGAGTGCGTGATCTGGCCCCAAGTCGAGCGAGCGCGAGAGGCGTTCGAGCGGCCCACGCCTCGTACTCCGAGCTCGAAGTAG
- a CDS encoding VOC family protein, whose amino-acid sequence MDEVRVEQSSFQMPPHEGFTVTHFLTVSDLDRSVQFYEKVFGGKVVSRGDKEGAPPYIKIANTWLILNVGGGPTPDKPTVTLRPPPDPDEVSSFMNIRVADIHACYRLWRSRGATFLTEPIEKYGETRCYIRDPDGYIIEIGQSKPGFQYG is encoded by the coding sequence ATGGATGAAGTACGAGTCGAGCAGTCGAGCTTTCAGATGCCGCCGCACGAGGGGTTCACCGTCACGCACTTTCTCACCGTGTCCGACCTCGATCGATCCGTTCAGTTCTACGAAAAGGTGTTCGGCGGCAAAGTCGTGAGCAGAGGCGACAAGGAAGGCGCGCCGCCGTACATCAAGATCGCAAACACTTGGCTTATTCTCAACGTCGGGGGCGGTCCAACACCCGACAAGCCGACCGTGACGCTCCGACCCCCTCCCGACCCTGATGAGGTCAGTAGCTTCATGAATATCCGCGTCGCAGATATTCATGCGTGCTATAGACTCTGGCGGAGTAGGGGAGCGACGTTTCTTACAGAACCAATAGAGAAGTACGGCGAGACGCGATGCTACATCCGCGATCCCGACGGTTACATCATAGAAATCGGGCAGAGCAAACCCGGCTTCCAGTATGGCTAA